From the Conger conger chromosome 14, fConCon1.1, whole genome shotgun sequence genome, one window contains:
- the rem1 gene encoding GTP-binding protein REM 1 encodes MLTQLEARTENDGLERQSARTHKGPAGLTPHGVGDCATKYIALMTLNTERDSKETLRRRASTPIPPSHRSVPRDRDGPADPRHPPLGQSASYHPGDKTLLSRINWSSESEDSDSSGADCLYRVVLLGDHGVGKSCLANIFAGIQEKDANEHIGEDTHERTLTVDGEETTLIVMDTWETEKQEEDEKWVQDYCMQVGNAYVIVYSITDRASFESASELRIQLRRIRQAENIPIILVGNKSDLVRCREVAVEEGRACAVVFDCKFIETSASLHHNVSELFEGIVRQIRLRRDSKETNERRRSVYKRQESVAKKARRFLDRLVAKNNKKMAMKVRSKSCHDLSVL; translated from the exons ATGTTAACCCAACTTGAAGCACGGACGGAGAATGACGGATTGGAGAGGCAGAGCGCGCGTACTCACAAAGGACCCGCAGGTCTGACACCGCACGGGGTGGGGGACTGCGCAACGAAATACATCGCACTG ATGACgctaaacacagagagagacagcaaggAGACTTTACGGAGACGGGCGAGTACCCCCATACCCCCGTCCCACCGGTCAGTccccagagacagagatggaccTGCAGACCCGCGTCACCCGCCGCTCGGCCAGTCTGCGTCCTACCATCCCGGGGACAAGACACTTCTATCGCGCATCAACTGGTCCTCTGAGTCGGAGGATTCCGACAGCTCCGGGGCGGATTGTCTTTACAGAGTAGTATTGTTAGGAGACCACGGAGTAGGAAAGTCCTGTCTTGCTAATATCTTTGCTGGGATACAAGAGAAGGATGCAAATGAACACATTGGAG AGGACACCCACGAAAGGACTCTAACGGTGGACGGCGAGGAGACAACTCTTATCGTAATGGACACCTGGGAAACGGAGAAGCAG GAGGAAGATGAGAAGTGGGTGCAGGATTACTGCATGCAGGTGGGGAACGCCTACGTCATCGTCTACTCCATCACCGACCGCGCCAGCTTCGAGAGCGCCTCCGAGCTGCGCATCCAGCTGCGCAGGATCCGCCAGGCCGAGAACATTCCCATCATCCTCGTGGGCAACAAGAGCGACCTGGTGCGCTGCCGGGAGGTGGCTGTGGAGG AGGGCCGGGCGTGCGCCGTGGTGTTCGACTGCAAGTTCATCGAGACGTCGGCGTCCCTGCACCACAACGTGAGCGAGCTGTTCGAGGGCATCGTCCGGCAGATCCGGCTCCGCCGCGACAGCAAGGAGACCAACGAGCGCCGCCGGTCCGTCTACAAGCGCCAGGAGAGCGTGGCCAAGAAGGCCCGCAGGTTCCTCGACCGCCTCGTCGCCAAGAACAACAAGAAGATGGCCATGAAAGTCCGCTCCAAGTCCTGCCACGACCTCTCCGTGCTTTAG
- the c14h20orf96 gene encoding uncharacterized protein C20orf96 homolog, which produces MDTLPDLQHLKLKQYFKEVDYSSWQRSKRKNDTVGQKTKPVPWAHPPSLPKVATPSVSAARRESSSAASSAASKQVQLDWAGLSRPSTMHVGSSVSLKSMYAIKKNAVALEPLPQKKDSTKILKMLIKLRRNAVEELEAYCVSLQEKNQQLTREIDEANQSSFSSVRESLILHEKLGDTFATLNGWSRSQIGRAQDELGVVQHSTQKQLCGLRERLGSVSAEVLAAREELHTLRTYRDMQYPVKALKIATMKAQIQQLREKLQDEQEGVASVCWHEMEKLVGKSRQKEEDMLAAVAKQHLSYISPVVRERASRNCLMKKEIEMFRKTIKELEQTNEELAADIRELQRARKNRRKEMFRHVFLQVDKCTPDMDVVLDIPKKSGSLLSCAVTEGHL; this is translated from the exons ATGGACACATTGCCAGATCTACAACATCTTAAGCTAAAGCAGTATTTCAAGGAAGTG GATTACAGTAGCTGGCAGCGgagcaaaagaaaaaatgatACTGTTGGTCAGAAGACAAAACCCGTTCCTTGGGCTCATCCGCCCTCTCTGCCCAAAGTTGCCACCCCCTCTGTCAGTGCAGCGAGGAGAGAAAGCAGCAGCGCGGCGTCCTCCGCTGCATCCAAACaggtgcagctggactgggcAG GACTATCCCGCCCCAGCACTATGCACGTAGGATCGTCAGTGTCGTTGAAATCTATGTACGCGATTAAGAAGAACGCTGTTGCGCTGGAACCACTCCCTCAGAAGAAAGACTCGACCAAAATACTTAAG ATGCTGATAAAGTTGAGGAGGAATGCCGTAGAAGAACTGGAGGCGTACTGCGTGTCCTTGCAGGAAAAGAACCAGCAATTGACCCGAGAGATCGACGAGGCAAACCAAAGCTCCTTCTCCAGTGTGAGGGAATCCCTCATTCTGCACGAGAAACTTGGG GATACGTTTGCCACTTTAAACGGGTGGAGCCGCAGTCAGATAGGCCGGGCCCAAGACGAGCTGGGGGTCGTGcaacactccacacagaaacaGCTATGCG GCCTGCGGGAGCGGCTGGGAAGCGTGAGCGCAGAGGTCCTGGCGGCCCGGGAGGAGCTGCACACACTCAGAACCTACAGGGACATGCAGTACCCGGTGAAGGCCCTGAAGATCGCCACGATGAAGGCCCAGATCCAGCAACTGAGAGAGAAGCTGCAG GATGAGCAGGAGGGCGTGGCGTCGGTCTGCTGGCATGAGATGGAGAAACTGGTGGGAAAGTCCAGGCAGAAAGAGGAGGACATGCTAGCTGCAGTCGCTAAA CAACATTTGTCCTACATTTCACCTGTGGTGCGGGAGAGGGCTTCACGGAATTGTCTGATGAAGAAAGAAATTGAAATGTTCAGAAAA ACCATTAAAGAGCTGGAGCAGACCAATGAGGAGCTGGCCGCTGACATCCGAGAGCTCCAGCGTGCCCGCAAGAACCGCAGAAAAGAGATGTTCCGCCACGTTTTCCTCCAAGTAGATAA gtgtaCTCCTGATATGGACGTGGTGCTCGACATCCCCAAGAAGAGCGGCTCCCTGCTTAGCTGTGCGGTTACGGAAGGCCATCTTTAA
- the pnp4a gene encoding purine nucleoside phosphorylase 4a: MHSKDQICHDDYQKTADWLLSQTQHRPKVAIICGSGLGMLADALKLQDSFQYSDIPGFPQSTVQGHAGRLVFGDLKGKTCVCMQGRFHMYEGHSLCKVTFPVRVFKLLGVETLIVTNAAGGLADGYCNGDIMIIRDHINLPGMAGLNPLNGINDDKFGPRFPPMSGVYDKDLRRLAKDICKSLGFSQFVQEGVYCMVGGPNFESIAEARFLHKLGADAVGMSTAPEVLVASHCGMKVFGLSLITNKVVKDYEDMERVNHEGVLGVSKMRSETLQTLVTELVSRLDINNNTA; this comes from the exons ATGCACAGCAAAGATCAGATCTG CCATGACGACTACCAGAAGACAGCTGACTGGCTCCTGTCGCAGACCCAGCACCGGCCCAAGGTGGCCATCATCTGCGGCTCAGGCCTGGGCATGCTGGCTGACGCGCTGAAGCTGCAGGACTCCTTCCAGTACTCCGACATCCCAGGGTTCCCACAGAGCACCG TGCAGGGACACGCAGGGAGGCTGGTGTTCGGAGATCTCAAAGGGAAgacgtgtgtctgcatgcagggCCGGTTCCACATGTACGAGGGGCACTCGCTGTGCAAG GTCACCTTCCCGGTGCGGGTGTTCAAGCTGCTGGGTGTGGAGACGCTGATCGTCACCAACGCCGCCGGCGGCCTGGCGGATGGCTACTGCAACGGTGACATCATGATCATCCGCGACCACATCAACCTGCCGGGCATGGCCGGACTCAACCCACTCAACGGGATCAACGACGACAA GTTTGGCCCTCGTTTCCCCCCCATGTCCGGCGTCTACGACAAAGATCTGCGCCGCCTCGCCAAAGACATCTGCAAGAGCCTGGGCTTCTCGCAGTTCGTGCAGGAGGGCGTGTACTGCATGGTGGGCGGGCCTAACTTCGAGAGCATCGCTGAGGCCCGCTTCCTACACAAACTCGGGGCTGACGCTGTGG GCATGAGCACAGCACCAGAGGTCCTGGTGGCCAGCCACTGCGGCATGAAGGTGTTCGGCCTCTCCCTCATCACCAACAAGGTGGTGAAGGACTATGAGGACATGGAGAGGGTGAACCACGAGGGCGTCCTGGGCGTCAGCAAGATGCGCTCGGAAACCCTGCAGACCCTGGTGACCGAGCTGGTGAGCCGGCTGGACATCAACAACAACACCGCGTGA